A stretch of Lathyrus oleraceus cultivar Zhongwan6 chromosome 6, CAAS_Psat_ZW6_1.0, whole genome shotgun sequence DNA encodes these proteins:
- the LOC127094761 gene encoding proline--tRNA ligase, cytoplasmic produces MAGTDDKKQQQSAEKKKATGEKKQSAAKHQPAAKQQPGGKKKEVKKETGLGLTNRKAENFREWYSEVVVNGEMIEYYDISGCYILRPWSMAIWEILQVCFLIAVCGYSI; encoded by the exons ATGGCGGGGACCGACgacaaaaaacaacaacaatcCGCCGAGAAAAAGAAAGCCACCGGCGAAAAAAAGCAATCCGCCGCAAAACACCAACCCGCCGCAAAACAACAGCCTG GTGGAAAGAAGAAGGAAGTGAAGAAAGAGACTGGATTAGGTCTTACCAATCGGAAGGCTGAGAATTTCCGAGAGTGGTATTCTGAG GTTGTTGTTAATGGAGAAATGATTGAGTACTATGATATTTCTGGTTGCTATATTCTTAGACCTTGGTCAATGGCAATCTGGGAGATTTTGCAAGTATGTTTCTTAATTGCAGTATGCGGTTATTCCATATAG